The Trinickia acidisoli genome includes a window with the following:
- a CDS encoding homoserine dehydrogenase: protein MEPIKVGLLGFGTVGSGTFTVLRRNQEEIKRRAGRGIEVARIAVRNPAKALAALGDAVGEVQVGNDFDAVIDDPAVGIVAEMIGGTGIARELVLRAIAHGKHVVTANKALLAVHGTEIFEAARAKGVMVAFEAAVAGGIPIIKALREGLTANRIQSIAGIINGTTNYILSEMRERGLDFATALEAAQALGYAEADPTFDIEGVDAAHKLTIMSAIAFGIPVQFDRAYVEGISKLASIDIKYAEDLGYRIKLLGITRRTTHGIELRVHPTLISAKRLLANVEGAMNAVEVHGDAVGTTLYYGKGAGAEPTASAVVADLVDVTRLDTADPGHRVPHLAFQPQSLADTPVLPIEEVTSGYYLRLRVADVTGVLADITRILADAGISIDALLQKEAEQIADNGETDVVIITHDTLEKNVNAAIARIEALSTVVSNVTRLRIEAQS from the coding sequence ATGGAACCGATCAAAGTTGGCTTGTTGGGCTTCGGCACGGTCGGCAGCGGCACCTTCACGGTGCTGCGCCGCAACCAGGAAGAGATCAAACGCCGCGCCGGCCGTGGGATCGAGGTGGCGCGCATTGCCGTGCGCAATCCCGCCAAGGCGCTCGCCGCGCTCGGCGACGCCGTGGGCGAAGTGCAGGTCGGCAACGACTTCGATGCCGTGATCGACGATCCGGCCGTCGGCATCGTTGCCGAAATGATCGGCGGCACCGGCATCGCGCGCGAACTCGTGCTGCGGGCGATCGCGCATGGCAAGCATGTCGTCACGGCGAACAAGGCGCTGCTCGCCGTGCACGGCACCGAGATCTTCGAGGCGGCGCGCGCCAAGGGCGTGATGGTGGCGTTCGAGGCGGCCGTGGCCGGCGGAATTCCGATCATCAAGGCGTTGCGCGAAGGGCTGACGGCCAATCGCATTCAGTCGATCGCGGGCATCATCAACGGCACGACGAACTACATCCTCTCCGAAATGCGCGAGCGCGGCCTCGATTTCGCGACGGCGCTCGAGGCCGCGCAGGCGCTCGGTTATGCCGAAGCCGACCCGACGTTCGACATCGAGGGCGTGGACGCGGCGCACAAGCTCACGATCATGAGCGCGATCGCGTTCGGCATTCCGGTGCAGTTCGATCGCGCCTATGTCGAAGGCATCAGCAAGCTCGCCTCGATCGACATCAAATACGCGGAAGATCTCGGCTACCGTATCAAGCTGCTCGGCATCACGCGCCGCACCACGCATGGGATCGAGTTGCGCGTGCACCCGACGCTGATCTCCGCCAAGCGCCTGCTGGCGAACGTCGAGGGCGCGATGAACGCCGTCGAGGTACATGGCGATGCCGTCGGCACGACGCTGTACTACGGCAAAGGCGCCGGGGCCGAGCCGACGGCGTCGGCCGTCGTCGCCGACCTCGTCGACGTGACGCGCCTCGATACGGCCGATCCGGGCCATCGCGTGCCGCACCTCGCATTCCAGCCGCAAAGCTTGGCCGATACGCCGGTGCTGCCGATCGAAGAAGTGACGAGCGGTTATTACTTGCGTTTGCGCGTGGCGGACGTAACGGGCGTGCTGGCCGACATCACGCGCATCCTGGCCGATGCCGGTATCTCGATCGACGCCTTGCTGCAAAAGGAGGCGGAGCAGATCGCCGACAACGGCGAGACCGATGTCGTCATCATCACGCACGATACGCTCGAGAAGAACGTCAACGCGGCCATCGCACGCATCGAAGCGCTTTCGACAGTCGTCTCGAACGTCACGCGGCTTCGGATCGAAGCGCAAAGCTGA
- the thrC gene encoding threonine synthase, with amino-acid sequence MNYISTRGAGIGERHTFSDILLAGLAKDGGLYLPAEYPRVTAEEFARWRALPYADLAFEVLGKFCDDIPAADLHALTRRTYRADVYGNVRAGEDANAITPLVPLGVEHGAPLSLLALSNGPTLAFKDMAMQLLGNLFEYTLAKHGQTLNILGATSGDTGSAAEYAMRGKAGLRVFMLSPHCKMSAFQTAQMYSLQEPNIFNLAIEGVFDDCQDIVKAVSNDHAFKARQRIGTVNSINWARVVAQVVYYFKGYFAATQSNDERVSFTVPSGNFGNVCAGHIARMMGLPIEKLVVATNENDVLDEFFRTGAYRVRGAAQTYHTSSPSMDISKASNFERFVFDLLGRDPARVLQLFRDVEEKGGFDLNASGDFARVREFGFVSGSSTHDDRVATIRDVESRYGQVIDTHTADGLKVAREHLDAGVPMVVLETAQPIKFGETIREALGRDPQRPAAFAGLESLPQRFEVLPADATGVKAFIAAHTGD; translated from the coding sequence ATGAACTACATCTCTACGCGCGGCGCCGGCATCGGCGAGCGCCATACGTTCTCCGACATCTTGCTCGCGGGCCTTGCCAAGGACGGCGGGCTTTATCTGCCGGCCGAGTACCCGCGCGTGACGGCCGAGGAGTTCGCGCGCTGGCGCGCGCTGCCGTACGCCGATCTCGCGTTCGAGGTGCTCGGCAAGTTCTGCGACGACATTCCCGCCGCCGATTTGCATGCGCTCACGCGCCGCACCTACCGGGCCGACGTCTACGGCAACGTGCGCGCCGGCGAGGACGCGAACGCGATCACGCCGCTCGTGCCGCTCGGCGTCGAGCATGGCGCGCCGCTCTCGCTGCTCGCCCTGTCGAACGGGCCGACGCTGGCGTTCAAGGACATGGCGATGCAATTGCTCGGCAATTTGTTCGAGTACACGCTGGCCAAGCACGGGCAGACGCTCAATATTCTTGGCGCGACCTCCGGCGATACGGGCAGCGCGGCCGAGTACGCCATGCGCGGCAAGGCCGGCCTTCGCGTTTTCATGCTCTCGCCGCATTGCAAGATGAGTGCGTTCCAGACGGCCCAGATGTACAGCTTGCAGGAGCCGAACATCTTCAACTTGGCGATCGAAGGGGTTTTCGACGATTGCCAGGACATCGTGAAGGCCGTCTCGAACGATCACGCGTTCAAGGCGCGGCAACGGATCGGCACCGTCAATTCGATCAACTGGGCCCGTGTCGTGGCGCAGGTCGTCTACTACTTCAAGGGGTATTTCGCGGCGACGCAATCGAACGACGAGCGCGTCTCGTTCACCGTGCCGTCGGGCAATTTCGGCAACGTGTGCGCGGGGCACATCGCCCGGATGATGGGGCTGCCGATCGAAAAGCTCGTCGTCGCCACGAACGAAAACGACGTGCTCGACGAGTTCTTCCGCACGGGTGCCTATCGCGTGCGCGGGGCGGCTCAGACTTACCACACGAGCAGCCCCAGCATGGACATTTCGAAGGCGTCGAACTTCGAGCGCTTCGTGTTCGATCTGCTCGGCCGCGATCCGGCGCGCGTGTTGCAACTGTTCCGCGACGTTGAGGAAAAGGGCGGGTTCGATCTGAACGCGAGCGGCGATTTTGCTCGCGTGCGCGAGTTCGGCTTCGTTTCGGGCAGCAGCACGCACGACGATCGTGTCGCGACCATCCGCGACGTCGAGTCGCGCTATGGCCAAGTCATCGACACCCATACGGCCGACGGGCTCAAGGTCGCGCGCGAGCACTTGGATGCCGGCGTGCCGATGGTCGTGCTGGAGACGGCGCAGCCGATCAAGTTCGGCGAGACGATACGCGAGGCGCTGGGGCGCGATCCGCAACGGCCCGCGGCGTTCGCCGGCCTGGAATCGCTGCCGCAACGCTTCGAGGTGCTACCCGCCGATGCCACGGGCGTGAAGGCGTTCATCGCGGCGCATACGGGCGATTGA
- a CDS encoding pyridoxal phosphate-dependent aminotransferase has product MSAVKPILKSNKLLNVCYDIRGPVLEHAKRLEEDGHRIIKLNIGNLAPFGFDAPDEIIQDMIRNLSASSGYSDSKGVFAARKAIMHYSQQKGVAGVELDDIYIGNGASELIVMSMQALLNDGDEVLLPAPDYPLWTAAVSLSGGTPVHYLCDESNAWMPDLDDLRAKITPRTRALVVINPNNPTGALYSDELLLDLLEIARQHGLVVFADEVYDKIVYDGKKHTSLAALSEDVLTVTFNSLSKSYRSCGYRAGWMYVSGLTGENRRHAKDYFEGLGILASMRLCPNVPGQYAIQTALGGYQSINDLIAPPNGRLYRQRQVAYEMLNAIPGVSCVKPEAALYMFPRLDPKIYPIENDQQFILDLLLEERVLLVQGTGFNWPRPDHFRVVFLPNVDDLTDSINRIGRFLEGYRKRYGT; this is encoded by the coding sequence GTGTCCGCCGTGAAACCGATTCTGAAATCGAACAAGCTGCTCAACGTCTGCTACGACATCCGCGGACCCGTGCTCGAACACGCGAAGCGCCTGGAGGAAGACGGGCATCGCATCATCAAGCTCAACATCGGCAATCTGGCGCCGTTCGGGTTCGATGCGCCCGACGAGATCATCCAGGACATGATCCGCAATCTGTCGGCCTCCTCGGGCTATTCGGATTCGAAAGGCGTATTCGCCGCGCGCAAGGCGATCATGCATTACTCGCAGCAAAAGGGCGTGGCCGGGGTCGAACTCGACGACATCTACATCGGCAACGGCGCATCCGAACTGATCGTGATGTCGATGCAGGCGCTGCTCAACGATGGCGACGAAGTGCTGCTGCCGGCGCCCGACTATCCGCTCTGGACGGCCGCGGTCAGCCTCTCGGGCGGCACGCCCGTCCACTATTTGTGCGACGAGTCGAACGCGTGGATGCCCGACCTCGACGATCTGCGCGCCAAGATCACGCCGCGCACTCGCGCGCTTGTCGTCATCAATCCGAACAACCCGACCGGCGCGCTGTATTCGGACGAGCTTTTGCTCGATCTGCTCGAAATCGCCCGCCAGCATGGGCTCGTCGTGTTTGCCGACGAGGTCTACGACAAGATCGTCTACGACGGCAAAAAGCACACGTCGCTTGCGGCGCTGTCGGAAGACGTGCTGACCGTGACGTTCAACAGCCTGTCCAAGAGCTACCGCTCGTGCGGCTATCGCGCGGGTTGGATGTACGTCTCGGGCCTGACGGGCGAGAATCGCCGCCACGCCAAGGATTATTTCGAGGGGCTCGGCATCCTCGCGTCGATGCGGCTGTGCCCGAACGTGCCGGGACAGTATGCGATCCAGACGGCGCTCGGCGGCTATCAGAGCATCAACGATCTCATTGCGCCGCCGAACGGGCGTCTTTACCGGCAGCGCCAGGTCGCCTACGAGATGCTCAACGCGATTCCCGGCGTGAGCTGCGTCAAGCCCGAAGCGGCCTTGTACATGTTCCCGCGGCTCGACCCGAAGATCTACCCGATCGAGAACGATCAACAATTCATTCTCGATCTGCTGCTCGAAGAACGCGTGCTGCTCGTACAGGGTACAGGCTTCAATTGGCCGCGGCCCGATCATTTCCGGGTCGTGTTTTTGCCGAACGTCGACGATCTGACCGACTCGATCAACCGCATCGGGCGCTTTCTCGAAGGCTATCGCAAGCGCTACGGCACCTAG